Genomic DNA from Parasteatoda tepidariorum isolate YZ-2023 chromosome 3, CAS_Ptep_4.0, whole genome shotgun sequence:
TGGACAGGGTCGACAAATCGGACATGGCTGTTTCCTGCAAGGTAAACACTTCGTCGTTGGGCATCCAAGAGGATATACTTTAGGTGGTGgtggatttctttttcttacataatgTACCTGCGTAGAGTTAAGATGTCCTCGTCTCTTAAGAAGTACAGTTTTTTCGCCTATTACATGGCAGTTATCACATGATAGAGATGATGGCACCGGACATGGATTGCATGAGGCACAAGTTGGACACGAAGGACACTGATTCTTTTCTTGAAATGAGGAACATCCTACTGAAAATGAtacttttcttacttttcatttcttttttattattgcaagatttcaaaaaaaaaatttcgaatgttacttctatatttatttttttatttatttattgacatgCTTACAAAGAGTGATCTTTTTTGTCCCCAATTAATAcagaatcaaaatatatttactttggAAGGTTCAATCCTTTTATTTATCTACTATTACAGTGataagaggggaaaaaatgtcAATCTACTGGGTCAACGAATGAACAAAatctgtgtaaaaaaaataaaaaattacatatagaCAAACATGATGTTATCATCTttcgcataaatatttttaaaaggccatattaaaaattaagaaaaaatgtatacacatagtttaaataaaataaggaagtaatataaatttagttcaaatCAAAAACAAAGAACAAACGTTATCAATATCTGTATAATCATTATTCAAGTTAATCATAGTGAAagtggaacaaaaaaaattatgacagtTTATGCTCTGAGTGAAATTCATCTccttttattattcattcatcAGTTCTCatccatttattattattattcatttatttactattcatTTACTTActattcttttgttatttactattcatttattacttatttactaTTCATTTACTTActattcatttgttatttactattcatttattacttatacactattaatttattacttatttactaTTCATTTACTTACTATTCATTTGCTATTTactattcatttattacttatttactattcatttattaccaattaaattttcttttttatcctttCTTTTACATTATTCTCGCTATACAAGTTTCCCAAACTTCATCAAACAAATACAGAGAGGTCTCAGAATAAAACGTGAATGGTGGATGAAAATTTATCTTAGGGGTTTGGAAACCCCATTTAGAGGGTCAAAATTGCAAAAACCTCATTAAACTTGACTCTTGAAAATGAGTGCTTTGTTTTGAGCACTCGAAACATCATGGCTTTTGGCACCTTAATTTTTGTatctaataaagtttttccattgataaataataatgaaatattatgtaaaaaattttaattaagatttaccTTTCAGACTTGAATTTTCAATCCAATCTTTATGTTAGGTTATcatgtaaaaatttcagtttagctcaagcttttcatttaaatttcggaaacacaattttatacataatttttttacacttattttacattataaaatttatcctttcaggactttgaaactaaaattagttttacagttgtcatttttaaaaaaattacatttaagccacagttttaaaaaaatagttccatTGTGAAAACTctgaaaattcatcaaaataattataaaattttagaaaaaaatatgtaattataggtttttaatgacttaaaattttgaatgccaaGAAAAAGCTTTACGTATCTAAAGTATTCgcataaaataaagtatctttctttaaattagtgaatctgtaaataagaaaaaataactttcaggtgaattacaaaaaaaaactcctttttaatgattttttccatcgaaaatttaactacttatattttaaatttctaaaaggtgtaaatttttttgatttataactacaaaagcttttaaagtatattgatatttcttgattaaatgtttttgaggACTAAGAAGCTCTTTTGaggacaaaaaaatatatgaaataaaatctttagcCGTTGCTAAATGTTTTATAAGAGCtactctatttaaaaattagggaaaaaggcaaaaattgttaacattttttaaacaaataatgacgatttttacacaaattttacatGGTATGCAACAGTCTGAAAACTATAATCACCTGTATTAGTTTCCTATGTTTTTcctaaatgtaaattaaaaataattttattgcagaTGTAATGCTCCGTTTTCATGTTACATGAAATCATATACggtgtgaattttaaaaaaagtgaaatagcTAATGCAGAGAACAAGAAAAACATTTAGTAACAATAAGCGGCTAACATAAAACTACGTTATAACTAACCACTACGCATAGAATAGAAAATTCTAACGCTTCAGTTAAAATACcatttcagaacaaaaatttacattcaatttGTTTCACTATTTATACTATAACTAAGGCCCTACAAATTGTGATTGGAAGATAATTTTGAGCTTAACTGCTGAACACCCGCATACCCCGTGCGGTGactggtgactggtgcacgtcaGAACTGTCGGGTcccaaagtcctccaagttctcataacaaatcaattccTCTTGAGGTACTAAataggagattgatcgttctctggttcaggtcaaaattgtgatctttgaatgaataaatgcaTGTATGAATGAATTCGCACTCTAAActgggctgtgacgtgtgtgtgtggCTGACGTCGTATTCTTGGCTATATCttagatggtgccactgaaaaaTGAGAGATGCACCATCTGCCTTAAAGTCGCTTACTTTCTCCAGGCAGgcttgctgatattggcaagtGACATTCGAAACAACAGCAACATTCCCGcgtattttttttcagcaaaattacACCGTTTTTCACATAACTCTTCCttgcagcttttttttttttcaattctgcgCATCCCAAATTGTGTCTAAGTTTTTACAGCCAATATTAAACTTCGTGAAAGCTGCTCTAGTTTTTGATTTAGAAGGAATgatcaaacaaaatattgatcATGAtggagcattaaaaaatattccaggaATGAGTGATCTGTTTATAAAATTCGAATATGCTGCATacatagaatttattaaagaatgcTTTAATCTGGAATTAGAAGACGCTATACCGAGTGAATGATTTTTCAGCGCAAAATCTGCTTCACCcctattggtattttaaaatttaaagttaaaaaaaaaaaagatgtttcaaataacagaaatatatttttaaaatatcaaaatacaatcAGATTATTGAAGGATAACTTACACAGTACGTAATCCTAAGTCATCCTGCCATAATCTGTTCggattttgagattttttttctgctcaaTAACTTCATGGTTTACTCTAAATTTACCTAAACTctcatttttctaaactttaaattataaattactctACGCAGGTTAACGAGAATCGGCCATGTTGGCGTcggtatggcgtcctcttaagaTAGTCTCAGAAGGAATCCAGAACAAAGCTAGACAAATGGTCTTTTTGCTGCCTAATTCAGTGGAAAGTCTGTATTCTCTTCCGACCAAAGTTTTACGAAACAAAGACAAAGTTAAGAAGCATCgctttttaattaacttctcttctttttaataaacttcaatAATCTCTGTGAAAGGTAACTTGCTTGAATTCTTTACTGTAATATTTGTAAGTAGCAAACCTGCAACAGCCCGTTTTGAACCAGGCATGCCATGGAAGTAGAGGCTCAACAATTTCGTAACCAACGGCATGATAGTGACCATGTGGAAAGCAATGTAACGAGCCCTTCTCCCAATTGCAGATCTATGGCTTCAGCTGCAGATTAATGGTTTCAGCTACAGATCGATGGCACGTTGCAGATCAATGCTTCAAGTCACCCCCGGGGACCGAAATTTTATTCAACTCATTGACAGTTCTTTGCCTTATGAAAGATTAATCACGActcaatattcaaaaatttgtaattaaaacaagaaagagtataaaaagttatatattttttcgattcaagtttttttttctctagttcAATTGTTTTCTAGGACATCCGCTACCGATtacatgattttgaaaaatttcattgctgCATCctttcaaagtattttaaaaatatttccttgtgATTTATGAGGCTTGAACTGCAAAATTCCatggaatgaaaaattatatgcaataataatgcaaactggacaatagaaaaattcttcaaataaatcaatatcgctttacaaaatattatgtcAATAAGTATCattcctaattaaaataaagctggCATGTTAAAAAAAGGTATCATGTCAGCTTTATTAAGAATGTCTGTAACAGAAACTCTTAAAGAGCAAACAATCAAAcagaaatcattttataaagatGATAAATATCTTATATCTTATTATAAGCCAAACAAAAggttgaaatatattaatattttcattttttaagaagcttaaaaaagtaacatgacaactttttctaaaaaaaaaaattacggagtcatattttaaaagctaattaaatcacatctaatttttttcagtgtgtaTTATGAATAAACTGGTATGTAATGTCATctccataaaaacaaaattgatgtGTAAAATAGATTCACAAAATCAGTAAAGTCAAAAggattaaagtattttatttcaaattcaaaatgcaTCCAATTTACATATCTTTCATGAAACTACGTGTTTCCTTAATAACAAGTAAAGTGTAATAATATttccgaaaataatttttttcttgcccATCTTTCAGATTAGAATTGAACTGGTGCTGGAGCTCCAGGACGACAATGACATTTACATTTCTTGGGGGAAAGAAccgaaaagataaaaacaatattaatattctaatgTAGTGATCcaaaaagctatttaaatttttcaatcagcATATTCATCGAATAAATAtcaactgtaataaaataagaaattatactcAAGACTTTGACTCATCCATTCATTTGTCAATCTACGCTCGcgattttgaagaaaatctcGTGAAAACAACATCTCACATAGTCATAATAACTCTCGcttaaatatattgcattaaaaacagtaaacatatgcaacatttttaagaaaataagacaTTTAAGAATATAAAGCGCGAtttagtaagtaattttttttttacatttttagcatCAATCAAATCAATCCACGCAGTGTTGCTCTCCTATTACATAGCATGGTAACACTCTTTTCGATTATTTGGTGaagcaatacatttttatccattttttttacatacatttttttttagagcCCGGCAGTAACTGGTGCATAAGTGACAAAATCTTGTGAgatagtatttcttttaaattctagttAGACTTATAACTTCATTGTATATTAAGGAGTTTGGTTTTTTCGTTATATTTATTCCATGTTAactttcaaatcattaaaataaggcGGCGAGGGCGCAGGTAATGGATCGTACAATTCCAACTAAAATTATCCTAGTTCGAATCCTAGTTGCGGCCGGTAGATACGAATTTGacatccggctcgcaccaagCGCGGTGCTGACTTATAATATCCCCAgtagtagatggatcatgggtcagaATCCCTTTGCCATCGGGCTAACAGTAGGAGGTTTTTCGTAGTTCTCCTCTctttgtaacgcaaatgcggattagttttatcaaaaaatcctccatgaaAGCTAGTTTGTTACAATGCTTAATCATGGAGTTCCCTTGTTCTCTGAGTTGCGTTCAAAGTAACCTAGATTCGCCCCTCTAAAGCATTTACAAAATCACTAGAGAATATGTGCAGcaagaaaatcaaaagaaatttactttgaGAGACTGacttatgtaaatattttttaaaaaaactgtatatataatatctgtataaaaatattccgTATATATAAAAGTCGTACTCATCACTAATTTCCCCACTCCCCTCTAAgatagaaaactaaaatttagaacttttgTTCTTTATGCGATTAATAGAaaaactacaataattttttttatgatattttgtaattatcggGATAATTAGGGGTAATTAGCCTAATTGACAGTAAcgttaagtaataaatttttatcatgatagaagcttcaaatttaaacaatgtgtTCCTCATGGTATATTGTGAAAAAGTAAAACGGATTCACTcctattattcttttataattatttaggtGGTTAGTCTAATTGACAGTAACGTTCAATAATACATCTTTACCgagttaaaagtttcaaaatttgaatcatgTGTTTCTTATAGAGCAttatgaaaaagcaaaaaagtttAACTTCTGTTATTCTTTTGTAATTATAGGGGTAATTAGCTGCAATTGACATCAACGTtaagtaatacatttttaccaGGATAGAAGCCTCAAATTTAAACCATGTGTTTATGGTATATTATGAAGCAGTGATAAAGTTTCACTTCCATTATtcttttgcaattattattattttatcagataAATAGAAGTactgctttattttctttatttgtactTATCCAGGTAAATAAAGGGCCCATAATGGACAGTAAGGCTAAATAGCATGTTTTCCCAAGgtagaagttttaaatttgaaccaaGTACTTTTAATAAACCATGGAATGAGCACCGATATTGGTCATTTTTGCTTGCTATTTTGTTGTGACcacgaaaaatttttattaaactataataaatactcttttttttttcaaaataacatttttcacaaGATTAAGTGAGtactttgtttattaaatagcaTCTAAATTAAGAACTGTTTTTCACTATCTATTAGCAGTTGTATGtatgtgaaataatattttatattaaaaaaaggtctttttaattactgttttcattttaatttattttatgtaaaaaaaaagcattaatgtaacaaaaatctatttgatattaacctatttttcattttaagtctaattttaattatttttgcatttttctgcGATTTGTTTGTTTacgtttttattgtaaaaagtgaCAAGTGCTGttgcattttaatatcattgttatcgaaatttgaattattttaaggtttcttcaattgcatttaattttaggaGATACAAAATCCCAATTTTGCATATCGCTGGTTTTTGCAAACG
This window encodes:
- the LOC107446847 gene encoding uncharacterized protein isoform X1; protein product: MIAKISIFILIFYISCLGFIDTVGCSSFQEKNQCPSCPTCASCNPCPVPSSLSCDNCHVIGEKTVLLKRRGHLNSTQVHYVRKRNPPPPKVYPLGCPTTKCLPCRKQPCPICRPCPPCPLPPPILPCKECSPKKKCKSKKCKCPCAPGAPAPLRF